A stretch of Priestia aryabhattai DNA encodes these proteins:
- a CDS encoding ABC transporter permease, which yields MFLQLCKVEWFKLFKTKAWVYLFVNPILIAAILFVGDQAMPSGKIKWLMASAFIANVHGLLLFPLTGGLVTSFVCRYEHEAGGWKQLLSLPVTRKSVYGAKLITAAAFMGILQVFVFVVLLGISVLKDYPGTIPLKMMAGNMLSGWIAVLPIIAFMLVVSMALSSFGASLTVNVILTLPNLFVVNSERFGPWYPWTQPTYGMLGVTGKASWELMLTTQTFLVVIISSFLLFVAAGLLYFQRKHI from the coding sequence ATGTTTTTGCAATTATGTAAGGTAGAATGGTTTAAATTGTTTAAAACAAAAGCCTGGGTATATCTTTTTGTTAATCCTATTCTTATCGCTGCTATCCTTTTTGTGGGTGATCAGGCGATGCCAAGTGGAAAAATAAAATGGCTCATGGCAAGTGCCTTCATTGCCAATGTTCACGGATTATTGCTTTTTCCGTTAACTGGCGGGTTAGTAACATCGTTTGTTTGCCGATATGAACACGAAGCAGGAGGTTGGAAACAATTATTATCTCTTCCTGTAACAAGGAAATCAGTTTACGGAGCAAAATTAATCACAGCAGCAGCTTTCATGGGAATTCTTCAAGTATTTGTATTTGTTGTTTTGTTAGGGATTAGCGTTTTGAAAGACTACCCCGGTACTATTCCATTAAAAATGATGGCTGGAAATATGCTAAGCGGCTGGATTGCAGTGTTGCCAATTATTGCGTTTATGCTAGTTGTATCGATGGCACTTTCTAGCTTTGGAGCATCTTTAACAGTCAATGTCATTTTAACACTACCGAATTTATTTGTTGTTAATTCTGAACGATTTGGCCCCTGGTACCCTTGGACTCAGCCAACGTATGGAATGTTAGGTGTAACCGGAAAAGCATCATGGGAGTTGATGCTGACTACACAGACTTTCTTAGTGGTTATTATAAGCAGCTTTCTGCTTTTTGTAGCAGCGGGTTTACTGTATTTTCAGCGCAAACATATATAA
- a CDS encoding YitT family protein yields the protein MINKIKEIILIILGSLIFALAINYFAIPNELAEGGVTGVTMITYYVLGWSPGITNFILNGLLVLIGYKLLHKRVIAYTIICIIFTSLFLHITEGLGNPLDDTLLGAIFAGIFAGVGLGLVFRGGGTSGGSAVIARLANQYLDWNISKTMLAIDLLVVASAYFVIGGEKTMYTVISLYIGTKVLDYIIEGLNPRKAITIISHRSAEVAEQVNKKMQRGVTVFSAHGSYTKEAKDVLYVVVNKQELLELKRIIHKVDEQAFVVVHDVRDVFGVGFTIPKAS from the coding sequence ATGATCAATAAAATAAAAGAAATTATCCTCATTATTCTAGGGAGCCTTATTTTCGCACTGGCCATTAATTACTTTGCTATTCCAAATGAATTAGCAGAAGGCGGCGTAACCGGTGTAACAATGATTACCTATTATGTACTAGGCTGGTCTCCGGGTATCACAAACTTTATATTAAACGGTTTGCTGGTACTGATCGGATACAAATTGCTTCACAAACGTGTGATTGCTTACACAATTATATGTATTATTTTCACATCTCTATTCCTACATATAACTGAAGGACTGGGAAATCCTCTTGACGATACGTTACTGGGGGCTATTTTTGCTGGTATTTTTGCTGGTGTAGGACTCGGACTTGTGTTTAGAGGAGGCGGAACTTCTGGAGGCTCTGCAGTTATTGCCCGCTTAGCTAATCAATATCTAGACTGGAATATTAGCAAAACGATGCTAGCAATTGATTTATTAGTTGTAGCAAGCGCTTATTTTGTCATCGGTGGAGAAAAGACGATGTACACGGTTATTTCTCTTTACATCGGAACAAAGGTGCTTGATTATATCATTGAAGGACTCAACCCCCGCAAAGCAATCACCATTATTTCACACCGTTCAGCTGAAGTAGCCGAACAAGTCAATAAAAAGATGCAACGCGGCGTCACTGTCTTCTCTGCTCATGGAAGCTATACAAAAGAAGCAAAAGACGTATTGTACGTGGTTGTGAACAAACAAGAACTGCTAGAGTTAAAGCGTATTATTCATAAAGTCGACGAACAAGCTTTTGTTGTTGTCCACGATGTGCGCGACGTTTTTGGAGTAGGCTTTACTATTCCAAAAGCCAGCTGA
- a CDS encoding YolD-like family protein produces MNVYQDELKQYAKLVMPEHLEKMKKMYSPEAHKQPLGLEKEKIEHIENVIMNSYSEHHPVTLHVYEAGHIQRYERVTIDKVSLQSNTLMVTGPCYTYSIRADAVIEANVWKDESYSS; encoded by the coding sequence ATGAACGTGTATCAAGATGAATTAAAACAGTATGCGAAGTTAGTAATGCCCGAGCATTTAGAGAAAATGAAAAAAATGTACAGTCCCGAGGCGCATAAGCAGCCTTTAGGATTGGAAAAAGAAAAGATTGAGCATATTGAAAATGTCATTATGAACAGTTACTCGGAGCATCATCCAGTAACGCTTCACGTCTATGAAGCAGGACATATTCAAAGATATGAACGAGTGACGATTGATAAAGTCTCGCTGCAGTCGAATACGCTGATGGTTACAGGCCCTTGTTATACATATTCGATTCGAGCGGATGCAGTAATTGAAGCAAATGTGTGGAAAGATGAAAGCTACTCTAGCTAA
- a CDS encoding DeoR/GlpR family DNA-binding transcription regulator translates to MLTPERHQLILKLLKEKELVKVQEFIEVTGASESTIRRDLSQLEEEQMLKRVHGGASLIRSKRIELSVIEKSAKNVQDKRNIAEYAASIINEGDCIFLDAGTTTYEMIPFLKQKDVVVVTNGLMHLNPMLEQGITLYLIGGSVKHKTGALIGNGALLSLEQYRFDKCFMGANGIHHQYGYTTPDPEEALIKQTAMRLARESYILSDSTKFFETSFAKIADLHEAKIITNDVPSDVLIQYANKTDIKVVKS, encoded by the coding sequence ATGTTAACGCCGGAAAGACATCAACTAATCTTAAAACTTTTAAAAGAGAAAGAACTTGTAAAAGTGCAAGAGTTTATCGAAGTTACAGGCGCTTCGGAATCCACAATTAGAAGAGACTTAAGTCAACTAGAAGAAGAGCAAATGCTCAAACGTGTTCACGGTGGCGCTTCGCTTATTCGCAGTAAACGAATCGAACTGAGCGTTATCGAAAAATCTGCTAAAAATGTTCAAGATAAACGAAACATTGCAGAGTATGCGGCTTCCATTATAAATGAAGGTGACTGTATTTTTTTAGATGCAGGAACTACAACGTATGAAATGATTCCTTTTTTAAAGCAAAAAGATGTAGTTGTGGTGACAAATGGTTTAATGCATTTAAACCCGATGCTAGAACAAGGTATCACCCTCTATTTAATTGGGGGATCTGTTAAACATAAAACGGGCGCTTTAATTGGCAATGGAGCCCTTTTAAGTCTTGAGCAGTACCGTTTTGATAAGTGTTTCATGGGAGCAAATGGGATTCACCATCAATATGGATATACAACTCCTGATCCAGAAGAAGCATTAATCAAGCAAACGGCAATGAGGCTGGCTAGAGAATCTTATATTTTATCAGATTCTACTAAATTTTTTGAAACAAGCTTTGCGAAAATAGCCGATTTACATGAAGCAAAAATTATAACAAATGACGTACCTAGCGATGTACTTATACAGTATGCAAACAAAACAGACATAAAGGTTGTGAAATCATGA
- the pfkB gene encoding 1-phosphofructokinase, with product MIYTCTLNPSVDYVVHVSAFEEGGLNRTTNEAKFPGGKGINVSRVLKRLGVDNKALGFVAGFTGTYIEDYLKAENIETAFTRVDGDTRINVKLKTEKETEINGQGPAITDEALQSLLNQVKQMTEGDIFVLAGSIPKTLPSSVYETLTELAAANGVKVVVDASGKTLLDVVSHKPFFIKPNHHELAELFDVEVNSAEDALVYGKKLVEQGAQNVVVSMAGDGALLINESGVYSATVPKGTVKNSVGAGDSLVAGFIASYVKQGDLLEAFQTGVASGSATAFSLELCTAEDVETLREQVSITKVE from the coding sequence ATGATTTATACATGTACCTTGAACCCATCCGTTGATTACGTAGTACATGTTTCAGCATTCGAAGAAGGCGGACTTAACCGCACAACGAATGAAGCCAAGTTTCCAGGAGGAAAAGGCATTAACGTCTCTCGCGTTTTAAAGCGATTAGGTGTTGATAATAAAGCTCTCGGTTTTGTAGCCGGCTTTACAGGAACCTATATCGAAGACTACTTAAAAGCGGAGAATATCGAAACAGCTTTTACAAGAGTTGATGGAGATACGCGTATTAACGTAAAGTTAAAAACAGAAAAAGAAACAGAAATTAACGGTCAAGGACCTGCTATTACAGACGAAGCGCTTCAGTCTTTATTGAATCAAGTAAAGCAAATGACTGAAGGCGATATCTTCGTATTAGCGGGGAGTATACCGAAAACGCTTCCAAGTTCTGTGTATGAAACGTTAACTGAGCTAGCAGCAGCGAACGGAGTAAAAGTTGTAGTAGATGCAAGTGGGAAAACCTTGCTAGACGTCGTGTCTCACAAGCCGTTTTTTATCAAACCGAATCATCATGAACTTGCAGAATTGTTTGATGTAGAAGTAAACAGTGCAGAAGATGCGCTAGTATACGGTAAGAAGCTCGTGGAACAAGGAGCGCAAAACGTCGTTGTATCCATGGCAGGCGATGGAGCCCTTCTTATTAACGAAAGCGGTGTCTACAGTGCCACAGTTCCTAAAGGAACAGTGAAAAATTCTGTTGGAGCTGGAGATTCACTTGTAGCTGGATTTATTGCTTCTTATGTAAAACAAGGAGATTTGTTAGAAGCCTTTCAAACAGGAGTCGCTTCAGGAAGTGCCACAGCATTCTCACTTGAATTATGTACAGCAGAAGATGTAGAGACGCTTCGTGAACAAGTGTCAATCACAAAGGTAGAGTAG
- a CDS encoding PTS fructose transporter subunit IIABC, with protein MRITELLKKDTIILDLKSTSKADVIDELVGKLDEAGRLSDRAGYKEAILNRESQSTTGIGEGIAIPHAKTNSVKTPAIAFGRSTEGIDYESLDGQPAHLFFMIAASEGANNAHLETLSRLSTLLMDESFRKTLLTASSIDEVIKAIDDKETENEAPEEEVDTASDQLVLAVTACPTGIAHTYMAADSLKAKAKDMNVTLKVETNGSSGVKNALTKEEIENATAIIVAADKQVEMERFAGKKVIQVPVAEGIRKPQELINRALKGDAPVYSGGGGSKEGGESKGSERTGFYKHLMSGVSAMLPFVVGGGILIAISFMFGIHSAEPKDPTYNAFAAALKTIGGDNAFFLLVPVLAGFIAMSIADRPGLAPGMVAGLLAASGGGGFLGGLIAGFLAGYVVVGLKKLFSGLPQALDGIKPVLLYPLFGIFISGLIMLYVVNEPVSAINKGLTHWLSGFGTGNLVLLGIILGGMMAIDMGGPINKAAFTFGIAMIDAGNYAPHAAIMAGGMVPPLGMAIATTLFKNKFTRQERETGKTCYVMGLSFITEGAIPFAAADPGRVIPASVIGAAVAGALTMMFHIGLPAPHGGVFVIGIVQGNPLLYALAILIGAIVTAVLVGVLKKPKAE; from the coding sequence ATGAGGATTACTGAATTATTAAAAAAAGATACAATCATTCTTGATTTAAAGAGCACATCAAAAGCTGATGTTATTGATGAGTTAGTTGGAAAATTAGACGAAGCTGGTCGCTTAAGCGACCGAGCTGGCTATAAAGAAGCAATTTTAAATCGTGAATCTCAAAGCACAACGGGAATTGGGGAAGGCATTGCCATTCCACATGCAAAAACAAACTCGGTTAAAACACCGGCCATTGCATTTGGACGCTCAACAGAAGGTATTGATTATGAATCATTAGACGGACAGCCCGCACACTTATTCTTCATGATTGCAGCGAGTGAAGGAGCGAATAATGCTCACTTAGAAACACTATCTCGTTTGTCTACGTTATTAATGGACGAATCGTTCCGAAAAACGTTGCTAACGGCATCATCAATTGATGAAGTTATTAAAGCAATTGATGATAAAGAAACTGAAAATGAAGCGCCGGAAGAAGAAGTGGATACAGCTTCAGATCAATTAGTGCTTGCTGTAACGGCTTGTCCAACAGGAATTGCACACACATATATGGCAGCGGACAGCTTAAAAGCAAAAGCGAAAGACATGAATGTGACACTCAAAGTTGAAACAAACGGTTCCAGCGGTGTTAAAAACGCGTTGACGAAGGAAGAAATTGAAAACGCTACCGCTATTATTGTTGCAGCGGACAAGCAAGTGGAAATGGAACGTTTTGCAGGTAAAAAAGTCATTCAAGTTCCAGTAGCTGAAGGAATTCGAAAGCCTCAAGAATTAATTAACCGCGCGTTAAAAGGAGACGCTCCTGTATACAGCGGCGGCGGTGGCAGCAAAGAAGGCGGAGAAAGTAAAGGATCAGAGCGTACAGGGTTTTATAAACACCTAATGAGCGGTGTATCAGCAATGCTTCCGTTTGTTGTAGGTGGCGGGATCTTAATTGCCATTTCATTTATGTTTGGTATTCACTCAGCAGAACCAAAAGATCCAACGTACAATGCGTTTGCAGCGGCGCTAAAAACAATTGGCGGAGATAATGCATTCTTCTTACTAGTACCGGTACTAGCAGGGTTCATTGCAATGAGTATTGCTGATCGTCCTGGTTTAGCTCCTGGTATGGTTGCAGGTCTTTTAGCAGCTTCTGGTGGAGGCGGTTTCTTAGGTGGTTTAATCGCTGGTTTCTTAGCGGGTTATGTAGTAGTGGGATTAAAGAAATTATTCAGCGGTTTACCGCAAGCGCTTGATGGAATTAAACCAGTTCTTCTTTATCCGCTATTTGGGATTTTCATCTCAGGACTGATTATGCTTTATGTTGTAAATGAACCAGTTAGTGCAATTAACAAAGGATTAACGCACTGGTTAAGTGGATTTGGTACAGGTAACTTAGTGTTACTAGGTATTATCTTAGGCGGTATGATGGCTATTGATATGGGTGGTCCTATTAACAAAGCAGCCTTTACATTTGGTATTGCAATGATTGATGCTGGAAACTATGCACCTCATGCAGCGATTATGGCAGGCGGTATGGTTCCACCATTAGGTATGGCTATTGCGACAACTTTGTTCAAAAATAAATTTACTCGTCAAGAGCGTGAAACAGGTAAAACATGTTATGTAATGGGTCTTTCATTTATCACAGAAGGTGCGATTCCATTCGCAGCAGCTGACCCAGGCCGCGTTATTCCCGCATCGGTTATCGGTGCTGCAGTAGCAGGTGCTTTAACAATGATGTTCCACATCGGTTTACCAGCACCACACGGCGGTGTATTCGTTATCGGAATTGTACAAGGAAACCCTCTTTTATATGCACTAGCGATTTTAATTGGTGCAATTGTAACAGCGGTCCTTGTAGGTGTATTAAAAAAGCCAAAAGCAGAATAA
- a CDS encoding aspartate kinase — MKVAKFGGSSVASAEKFKQVAHIVTSDKERKLVVVSAPGKRYGEDTKMTDLLIALSAKIQLGEDYVDEFGQVIDRYREIVVDLSIPETIITDIITNLQSLIDLHKNDPFRLLDCLKASGEDNNAKVMAAYLNHLGFEAHYVNPKEAGIFVSDEPGRARVLPLSYEKLPQLRERSGILVIPGFFGYSEEGNMVTFSRGGSDITGSIVAAGVKADLYENFTDVDAIYSVDPRLVEKPHEMKEVTYREMRELSYAGFSVFHDEALEPVYKLGIPVCVKNTNNPEAKGTFIVAERPHGDTPVVGIAGDKGFCNIHVSKYLLNREIGFGRRLLEILEDEGISYEHTPSGIDNISVIMREHQLTPDVEERVFARIEKELEVDEIFIERDLAMVMVVGEGMNSTVGIAAKATEAFARAEVNLEMINQGSSEVSMMFGVKADALDRAVQALYNTYFNSMYSISYSNVK; from the coding sequence ATGAAGGTTGCGAAGTTTGGCGGGAGTTCAGTTGCAAGCGCAGAGAAATTTAAACAGGTTGCGCATATTGTAACGTCTGATAAAGAGAGAAAGCTGGTAGTTGTGTCAGCTCCGGGCAAGCGATACGGAGAAGATACAAAAATGACAGATTTGCTAATCGCACTTTCTGCCAAAATACAGCTTGGAGAAGATTACGTAGATGAGTTTGGGCAAGTAATTGATCGCTATCGTGAAATCGTTGTTGACTTGTCTATACCGGAAACGATTATTACTGACATTATTACGAATTTACAATCACTTATTGATTTACATAAAAATGATCCATTTCGCTTATTAGACTGTCTAAAAGCAAGCGGAGAAGATAATAATGCAAAGGTAATGGCTGCTTATTTAAACCATTTAGGGTTTGAAGCTCATTATGTAAATCCGAAAGAAGCAGGTATTTTTGTTTCCGATGAACCAGGAAGAGCAAGAGTGCTTCCATTGTCTTATGAAAAACTACCGCAGCTAAGAGAGCGTTCGGGCATTCTGGTGATTCCAGGATTCTTTGGCTACTCTGAAGAAGGGAACATGGTTACGTTCTCGCGCGGTGGGTCAGATATTACAGGTTCAATTGTAGCAGCTGGAGTAAAAGCTGATTTGTATGAAAACTTTACTGACGTAGATGCTATTTATAGCGTGGATCCAAGACTTGTGGAAAAGCCTCATGAAATGAAAGAAGTAACATACAGAGAAATGCGTGAACTATCCTATGCAGGCTTTTCTGTCTTCCATGATGAAGCGCTAGAGCCGGTTTATAAATTAGGTATTCCTGTATGTGTAAAGAATACAAATAACCCTGAAGCAAAGGGTACATTCATTGTAGCTGAGCGTCCCCACGGCGATACGCCGGTAGTTGGAATCGCTGGGGACAAAGGTTTTTGCAACATTCATGTGAGCAAATACTTATTAAATCGTGAAATTGGTTTTGGCAGAAGGCTGCTTGAAATTTTAGAAGATGAAGGTATTTCATACGAACATACTCCTTCAGGAATTGATAATATCTCTGTCATTATGCGCGAGCATCAGCTTACACCAGATGTGGAAGAGCGTGTATTTGCTCGAATTGAAAAAGAGCTTGAAGTAGATGAAATCTTTATTGAACGTGATCTTGCTATGGTTATGGTAGTAGGAGAAGGAATGAATAGTACAGTAGGAATTGCAGCAAAAGCTACAGAAGCTTTTGCCCGTGCTGAAGTGAATCTTGAAATGATCAACCAAGGTTCTTCTGAGGTGAGCATGATGTTTGGTGTGAAAGCAGACGCTTTAGACCGTGCTGTTCAAGCTCTTTACAATACGTATTTTAACAGCATGTACAGCATTTCTTATTCTAATGTAAAATGA
- a CDS encoding YusW family protein — MKKRPFFIFFSLIGISVLSACHNDDAAPAREAQNKQGVTNGGTPMSYDTQSENTSFNFSKFDLEVDYKGLNNDYEADYENENDEIEAKVDDNINDEHLNGDEAFNKLSSKFKKLNFDQHTPNKDVKKEVIDAFGLKKDFQSFELEVRFSNGTEKEYNFKQK, encoded by the coding sequence GTGAAGAAACGACCCTTTTTCATATTCTTTTCCCTTATAGGTATTAGCGTACTTTCAGCATGCCACAATGATGATGCAGCACCGGCAAGAGAAGCTCAGAATAAACAAGGCGTGACAAATGGCGGAACGCCGATGAGCTATGATACTCAAAGTGAAAACACATCTTTTAACTTTTCAAAATTTGATTTGGAAGTGGACTATAAGGGGCTCAATAATGATTATGAAGCCGATTATGAAAATGAAAATGATGAGATAGAGGCCAAAGTGGATGATAATATTAACGATGAACACTTGAACGGAGACGAAGCTTTTAATAAATTATCTTCTAAATTTAAAAAGTTGAATTTTGATCAACATACGCCCAATAAAGATGTAAAAAAGGAAGTAATTGATGCGTTTGGTCTAAAAAAGGATTTTCAGTCGTTTGAATTAGAAGTTCGTTTTTCAAACGGAACGGAAAAAGAATACAATTTTAAACAAAAGTAA
- a CDS encoding superoxide dismutase family protein codes for MQKWIMNGCVVFILLLLGACSMVKGQNNAHENHLKAEEAKETSEVSVEPVKVDLTNTSGKKVGEATLSEAKNGVHIKLTAQGLSPGRHGFHIHEIGKCEVPDFKTAGAHFNPFKREHGFKNTKGPHAGDLPNLEVAPNGKVDTEIFASLVTLQEGKPNSLLDMDGSALVIHDKVDDYTTDPSGNSGDRIVCGVITK; via the coding sequence ATGCAAAAGTGGATAATGAACGGATGCGTAGTCTTTATCTTGTTATTGTTAGGGGCATGCAGTATGGTAAAAGGGCAAAATAACGCTCATGAAAACCATTTGAAAGCAGAGGAAGCGAAAGAAACAAGCGAGGTATCGGTAGAACCTGTTAAGGTGGATTTAACGAATACATCAGGCAAAAAAGTAGGAGAGGCTACGCTGTCAGAGGCAAAAAACGGTGTGCACATTAAATTGACTGCTCAAGGTCTTTCACCGGGGAGACATGGATTTCATATTCATGAAATAGGAAAATGTGAGGTACCGGATTTTAAAACAGCGGGTGCTCATTTTAATCCTTTTAAACGTGAACATGGCTTTAAAAATACAAAAGGCCCGCATGCAGGTGATTTGCCCAATCTAGAAGTTGCTCCAAATGGCAAAGTAGATACAGAAATTTTTGCTTCTCTTGTCACGCTGCAAGAAGGAAAGCCGAATTCTCTTTTGGATATGGATGGGTCGGCATTAGTGATACATGATAAAGTCGACGATTACACCACGGATCCTTCAGGAAACTCAGGAGATCGGATTGTTTGTGGAGTGATTACAAAATAA
- a CDS encoding FAD-dependent oxidoreductase, whose translation MHKQVVVIGGGIGGLTAGAFLAKHDYEVTVLEASREWGGCAGKFQRHFYTFPVGATLGMGFERGGIHERIGTYLGLEIEKISLKKIMKVYLPHRTLIYHQDRYQHISYLQKQFPHKAKNIRSFYENVFRIAKEIRKLMQSLPVLPPLTVGEWSRLVSSLNFGSVKLLPYFHQSFSHLLKKHSLLDETDFLHFIDGQLIDSMQTTSENCSMLIGCLALDIYHEGAFYVKGGLYKVAEALQKSIKANGGKTTLGRKVVKIERDNDGWILHDRRGNRYRASDVVCNAPVQSLKSLLHDEDYQHIHKRAKEKGEIAQWGTFSMYFAIDERDLPQKVELFQQVLQSEQGEMTEGNHLFISVSHPDDRFRAPEGKCTITASTHIELSKWSNKEAYDIQKQVLEKKMIAGIKTVIPNIEEAEHQISGAPKAWERFTSRPNGGVGGFPQTLDMPCLTVFRIDPAYKDCGYAEIQCFQEREL comes from the coding sequence ATGCATAAGCAAGTTGTGGTAATAGGCGGAGGAATAGGTGGGTTAACAGCGGGAGCGTTTTTAGCTAAACATGACTATGAAGTGACGGTTTTAGAAGCTTCTCGAGAATGGGGAGGCTGTGCAGGGAAATTTCAGCGCCATTTCTATACGTTTCCTGTTGGAGCGACGCTTGGAATGGGATTTGAGCGCGGAGGGATACATGAGCGAATCGGCACGTACCTTGGCCTAGAAATTGAAAAGATTTCTCTTAAAAAAATCATGAAAGTCTATCTTCCTCATCGTACACTGATTTATCATCAAGACCGGTATCAGCATATTTCCTATCTTCAAAAACAATTTCCTCATAAAGCGAAGAATATTAGGAGCTTTTATGAAAATGTTTTTAGAATTGCAAAAGAAATTCGTAAGCTTATGCAGTCTCTGCCGGTTCTTCCTCCTCTGACAGTCGGTGAGTGGAGCAGGCTGGTAAGTTCATTGAATTTTGGTTCTGTGAAGCTGTTGCCTTATTTTCATCAATCGTTTAGTCATTTGCTAAAAAAACACAGTTTGTTAGACGAAACGGACTTTCTTCATTTTATTGATGGTCAATTAATAGACAGCATGCAGACAACGAGTGAGAACTGTTCAATGCTTATTGGATGTCTAGCGTTGGATATCTATCACGAAGGCGCTTTTTATGTAAAGGGTGGCTTATACAAAGTCGCAGAAGCACTGCAAAAATCTATTAAAGCCAACGGAGGAAAAACGACTCTAGGAAGGAAAGTAGTAAAGATAGAGCGTGATAACGACGGGTGGATATTGCATGATCGTAGAGGTAACCGTTACCGTGCATCAGACGTTGTATGCAACGCGCCGGTTCAAAGCTTAAAGTCTTTGCTACATGATGAAGATTACCAACATATCCATAAGCGGGCAAAAGAAAAAGGCGAGATTGCACAGTGGGGAACGTTTTCGATGTATTTTGCGATTGATGAAAGAGATCTGCCGCAAAAGGTAGAGTTGTTTCAGCAAGTACTTCAATCCGAACAAGGGGAGATGACAGAAGGAAATCATTTATTTATCTCAGTTTCTCATCCTGATGATCGTTTTCGTGCGCCTGAAGGCAAGTGTACAATTACAGCGTCTACTCACATTGAGCTTAGCAAGTGGAGTAACAAAGAAGCCTATGATATTCAAAAACAAGTTCTTGAGAAAAAGATGATAGCGGGAATTAAAACCGTTATTCCTAACATTGAAGAAGCAGAGCATCAAATTTCAGGAGCTCCTAAAGCATGGGAGAGGTTCACTTCTCGCCCAAACGGCGGAGTGGGAGGCTTTCCGCAAACGTTAGACATGCCCTGTTTAACAGTATTTCGCATCGATCCGGCTTACAAGGACTGTGGTTATGCGGAGATACAGTGTTTCCAGGAGCGGGAACTATAG
- a CDS encoding helix-turn-helix domain-containing protein codes for MMETYTIKKVSDQLEVEKKTLKQWEKLLGSYLTIERVDGARVYTEEQIELFNDIKQLFDEQCTLDEVKEYVQLLIKEQEEQEHLVMESEAAVSKEEEPAQLKTAKKENVIDFQEHSNKQMKQEKKKAAEKQESISENKQEKTPPIPEARLATEEEKQAISASIEEPKPNDLVVNEKEMLQGELVEAVRRYEDVFEVLDTFKADLLKEMREGMRNEVREEIVGEVKRELEKSATQTVEMVESVGAYISESSERSARDVENMSKKIIRSNEKSFDEVTSLIEDYSTIAEEKTEDIRLFMKDVMENADESSKEMQYLLDRFSSNSTVAMNQVKFMVEKLNNSSTNTTEELRDLIDSMNEERVYYLKEMEKERKLHRQSVAEREEMFSDFVQTFRQTAAADMKRKRKWWKLFLS; via the coding sequence ATGATGGAGACATATACAATTAAAAAAGTAAGTGATCAATTAGAGGTAGAAAAGAAAACGCTAAAACAATGGGAAAAATTATTGGGCAGCTATTTAACAATTGAACGAGTAGATGGGGCCCGTGTCTATACAGAGGAACAAATTGAATTATTTAATGATATTAAACAGCTGTTTGATGAACAATGTACGTTAGATGAAGTGAAAGAATATGTTCAGCTGCTTATAAAGGAACAAGAAGAGCAGGAACATTTAGTGATGGAATCAGAGGCAGCGGTTTCAAAAGAAGAAGAACCGGCACAGTTGAAAACTGCTAAAAAAGAAAACGTCATTGATTTTCAAGAACACTCCAATAAACAAATGAAGCAAGAAAAGAAAAAAGCTGCTGAAAAGCAGGAAAGCATTTCAGAAAATAAGCAAGAGAAGACCCCTCCTATACCTGAAGCACGATTAGCTACTGAAGAAGAAAAGCAGGCTATTTCTGCTTCTATTGAAGAGCCAAAACCAAACGACCTTGTTGTGAATGAAAAAGAAATGCTTCAAGGGGAATTAGTAGAAGCTGTTCGCCGGTATGAAGATGTGTTTGAGGTACTTGATACGTTTAAAGCTGATTTGTTAAAAGAAATGCGAGAAGGAATGCGAAATGAAGTTCGCGAAGAAATTGTCGGAGAAGTGAAAAGAGAGCTCGAAAAAAGTGCTACTCAAACTGTAGAAATGGTGGAGTCAGTCGGGGCATACATTTCTGAGTCTTCAGAACGCAGCGCAAGAGACGTAGAAAATATGTCTAAAAAAATTATCCGCTCTAACGAAAAATCGTTTGATGAAGTTACTTCTCTGATTGAAGATTATTCAACAATCGCTGAAGAGAAAACAGAGGATATACGCCTGTTCATGAAAGATGTAATGGAGAATGCGGATGAGTCCTCTAAAGAAATGCAGTATTTATTAGACCGATTCTCAAGCAATTCTACCGTTGCTATGAATCAAGTAAAATTTATGGTTGAAAAATTAAACAATTCTTCAACCAATACGACAGAAGAGCTTCGTGATTTAATTGATTCGATGAATGAAGAACGAGTCTATTATTTGAAAGAAATGGAGAAAGAACGTAAGCTTCATCGTCAAAGCGTAGCTGAACGCGAAGAGATGTTTAGTGATTTTGTCCAAACCTTTAGACAAACTGCCGCTGCTGATATGAAGCGAAAACGGAAGTGGTGGAAGCTGTTTCTCTCCTGA